CAACAAATAAGAAAATTGCTCCTTTGATTAATTGCTGCACTGCAGTGTCAAGGCCTAGCATAACCAGTCCATTGTTCAAGATACAGTAAATCAGCGTACCAATCACAATATTTGAAAATCTAGCCTTTGCACCTCCTGAGATTGGAAGGCCACCAAGCACCAGAGCAATCAGGATCTGTGTCTCCAGCTGGTTTCCCGCCGTAGCAGTGATCGAACCTACTTTTACAACATTCAGGAATGCTGCAAAACCTGTTAATCCACCGGCTGCAACAAAAATAAAAAATTTGGTCAAATTTGTTCGAATTCCTGAAAATCGCGCTGCCGTTTCACCTGCGCCGATGGCTTTCAAACAAATGCCGACTTTTGTAAAGCTGAATATTGCATAGACAAGCAGCAACGCTGCAGCCGTCAATGTAATCTTTAGCCAAGTAAGGTTTAATCCTGTAATGCTGGTTACGGCAGCTACGGGTGCATCGGTTGTGATGTAAGCGCAAAGCCCCCTAAAAAGATACATGGTGCATATTGTAACAATGAAGGATGGAATCTTACATTTAACATGAAAGAGACCGTTAAACGCTCCAATGGCAGCTCCTGCCATAATCCCTGCAGCCAAAGCCAGCGGAATACTATAAAAGGACAAATAGCTGATTACGATGGAAGCTATCCCAAGAATTGAGCCTTGAGAAAAATCAAGCCCCCCAATTGTCATCACAAGGAATACCCCTGTAGATGCTATCATCAGTACATAAACTTGGCTCAGGATCAGATTAATACTTTTTGCTTCAACAATTCTCATATCTGTCATCACAGCGAAGACTGCTATGATGATCAGCAATCCAATAAGCGGAAAAAAGTCGTGAAGCTGTGAACTTCCTATAGCCCCCTTTATTCTCCTTAGTTTGCCGATCAAAATATCTTTGTATGTCAATTCTTTTGTTTTCTCTGTCATCTTCTCACCCTCTAAACCATCTTCCGAATAAGGTCTTCCTCATTCAGTCGCTCGTTCCTGTGAAATTCTCCATTGATACTACCGTTTTTCATGATAATGATCCGGTCGCACATTCCTAAAAGCTCCTGTATTTCCTCTGAAATCATAATGATTGATTTCCCCTTTTCTTTTAGTTGACTCATCAGAGCGTAAATATCAGCTTTTACCTTGACATCGATACCTCGGGTTGGGCTGTCAAGGACAATGATATCCGAATCCTTTCCAATCCAGCGGGCAAGAACAACCTTCTGTTTATTACCTCCGGACAGATTGGATACAAATTGATCGATTCCGGTCATCTTGACACTGATCATACGGGCATAAGTCGCAGCAAAAGCATCCAGCTTTCTTTTCCTGATGATTTTCCGGTCTGCAAGCTCATGCATTGATGGAAGGACAATATTATCCCGAATGGTGTCATATACTATAATGGATTCATTGTCACGGTCCTTTGAAGCGTAAGCAATACTATGGCGAATTGCACCGGGAATCGATTCGATTCTGGTTCCATCGCTAAGTGACACAACTCCCTTTCGATCATAAGAAGCACCGAAAATCGCCTTTCCGACTTCATGCATCCCACATTCGCTTAAACCGCCAAATCCTAGAATTTCACCTTTATGGAGATCAAAACTGATATCACGAATCTGCCCCGGAACAAATATCTTCTTAACGGAAAGCACCGGATCATTGCTAATCGAACTGCCGTAATCGGTTCGGTAATATTTCCCTGCGATTTCGCGTCCAACCATCAGTCGTTTCAAATCATCTTCACTCACCTCACTGCTTCTCACGGTGTCGATATACCTTCCGTCCCGCAAAACAGAAATACGATCCGAAAAGTCGATCACCTCTGATAAGTCATGAGAAATAAAGATAACTGTATTACCTTCAGACTTAATCCGCTTCATATGTTTGTAGAGCTCTTCTCTTCCAATCTGGCTAAGCGCTGTGGTGGTTTCATCTACCACCACGATTTTAGGATTGAAGTAGGTTGCTTTCACTATTTCGATCAGTTTTCTGTCTTCAAAATAATAATGATCAATCATAGCTGTACTGTTGATTTTACCAAATCCATATTTCTCCAGCAGTCTTGACGCTTCGCGGTTCATTGCAGCTGTATTTTTAACACCGAATCGGACGAAACGGCTTTCTCTTCCAAGGAAAATATTTTCTGAGACAGTCAAACCAGAGAGGGTTCCCATCTCCTGTACGATAATCGAGACCCCTTTATTATTTGCGTCAACTTGATTTTTTACATGCAGTTCTTCCCCATCAAGAAGAAACCGTCCGCTGTCAATGGAATGGATCCCGCATAGCATGGATACGAAGGTCGATTTACCGGATCCGTTTTCTCCAATCAGCCCGTGAATTTCGCCTTTTTCAAATGCTAGAGATACATCATCAACCGCTTTCGTGATTCCGAAGGATTTGCATATACTTTCGGCTTGTAATAAAATTTCACCCATTTTAAATCCCTCCTACTTCACTACTACGCCTTTTGCAGGCCTGGTGGTAAGAGCAACTATGGTGAGAAGTGCCGCTCCTGTCACAACATTTTGGATGGTGGTCGGAGCCCCCAACGCTATAAATCCATTGAATATAATTGATATAATAAACTCGCCGATGATCATCGCCGGCACTGGTGTTCCATATTTTCGAAACGCTAAACCAAAAAACGTACCCATTAGTGGTGTAAAATTACGGCTCATGGACGCCATCCCCGTAGTTGCAGTCATTGAAGTTCCAAAGCTCACAGATAAAATAGCCATGATGCCGACGAAGAAGTGAAGCAGAACAAACCCTAGAATTTTATATCGGTTAACATTGATTCCCATATTCTTTGCAACATATTCGTCGCTCCCGATTGCGTAACAGTAGGTACCAACCTTTGTATATTTTAGTATGAAGAAGGTTAAAAGAAAGGCAATCAGTGCCAATATCATATTACCTGGCGCTTTTCCAAAGAACTGCAGCGAGGAATCCAATGATTGCTTCTGCCCACCCGAGGCAAAATAAGCAAGGCTTTCAAAGACCAGCATCAATCCCACAGTTACGATCATAGATGGAATTCTTAGCTTTGCATACAAAATACCATTGCAAAATCCGATGAGCAGTCCGCAGCTCATTGCTCCCACCAATAAACCCACATAGCCGAACTGCTTCGCCATGGTTACACCTACAATAGCCGATAGGACTACATTCGCCCCGATACTGAAATCGAATAGTCCCATAACAACTATGAAGTAAAAACCACAGGCTCCCACTGAATAGATAATACTGGATTGAAGATAGTAATACATCTTTTCCGGCGTTCCAAAATTATCCGGTGATAGTATTTTAAAGATGCCCCAAAAGAAAAATGCCAGGAGCAAAAGCAGCAGTATGCCGTAGAAACGGCCAAAGAATTTATTATTTTTCATTTCCATTAATCGCATTCCCGTATTCATGTGCACCATTCCTTATCCATATTAGATCTGAACTTGAGATTAAAATTCGGAGCCGCAAAGAACTGCGGCCCCAAAATCTCATACTAATTTTATTGTGCGTGTCTTTTCTGTACATCTGCAATGGACAGTGCTCCTGCTGTCTTTGCCAGATCGTCAAAGCTCATTTCACCCATTGCTTTGAGTTCATCGGCATTATAGGGGAGTTCATCCACAAAGTACTTCGCGTAGTTGGAATAATCCTCAGAGGAGGATACATAAAGATACGGGAACAGAATCTCATAGAAGCTGTCCGTTGATGTAGGGTATTTTTCGGTGATTGCATTATATGTCATCATAAAAGCAAAAAGTGGATCACAGTAGTGGCCGCCTGATTCTGCTGCCATTCCGCCGCTCGCAAGCTGAGCATCCAGATCCGGGAGGAAATCTGTTGATACGACATTGATTTTACCCTTCAAACCTAGTCCTTCCACTCCTGCCAAAGCTCCAATTAGTGTATCTCCTCCGCCTCCAGCTACAATTAGAGCATCGGCGTCTGGATTCGCAGACAAAATGGATTCAGCTGTTGACCTTCCTGTGTCAGAGGTGGTCCCTCCATATTGGGGTTCAAGAAGAACAACTTGATCACTGGGGTTGGCCTTATTCCATTCCTCAACTCCCTTTTTATATCCTTCCCACCTCAGAAGGAATGTAGCGTCACCTGCCTGCCAGCCTTCAAGCGCGATTTTGCGGGAACCCTTTTCACAAAGAATCTTGACCAGATTCATACCGTTAGCGATTTCATCTTCATGAACTGCACCAACGTAGTACTCGGATTTTTTTGCCAGCGCATATTCATCCGGATTGGTCTTTTCGTCGATAACACGGAAGAATTGAGATACATAGACCTGATTTTCTGTACATGTGTTGATGACAGAGGTCATTTCAGCAGAGGAGGAATTACAGATGACAATACCATCACAACCTGCTGCTGCAAGGGTTTCAACAGAAGCCGTTACCTGCTCTGAGACATGCCCCTGATCCACATACATGACTTCTACATCCAAGGCAGCAGCAGCAGCATCTATAATCTGCTTGCACTGACTTCCCAGCGTATCCGTGGAACTCCAGATGGAAACCCCAATTTTAATCTTGTCTCCACCATTGTTCGAACCGCCGGAATCAGTTCCCGAGCCGCCGCATCCTGTCACCATACCCGCTACCAGAAGTAAACACAGGATCATACTTAGAATTTTTCGTTTCATAACACTCTCTCCATTCTAAAATAGATTGGCACCAGACATCGCATGCGATGGCCAGATGCATTAGGGGAATGAAATATTTATTTCATCGGGA
This genomic window from Clostridiales bacterium contains:
- a CDS encoding ABC transporter permease, whose protein sequence is MTEKTKELTYKDILIGKLRRIKGAIGSSQLHDFFPLIGLLIIIAVFAVMTDMRIVEAKSINLILSQVYVLMIASTGVFLVMTIGGLDFSQGSILGIASIVISYLSFYSIPLALAAGIMAGAAIGAFNGLFHVKCKIPSFIVTICTMYLFRGLCAYITTDAPVAAVTSITGLNLTWLKITLTAAALLLVYAIFSFTKVGICLKAIGAGETAARFSGIRTNLTKFFIFVAAGGLTGFAAFLNVVKVGSITATAGNQLETQILIALVLGGLPISGGAKARFSNIVIGTLIYCILNNGLVMLGLDTAVQQLIKGAIFLFVVALTIDKKSLHIIK
- a CDS encoding sugar ABC transporter ATP-binding protein, whose protein sequence is MGEILLQAESICKSFGITKAVDDVSLAFEKGEIHGLIGENGSGKSTFVSMLCGIHSIDSGRFLLDGEELHVKNQVDANNKGVSIIVQEMGTLSGLTVSENIFLGRESRFVRFGVKNTAAMNREASRLLEKYGFGKINSTAMIDHYYFEDRKLIEIVKATYFNPKIVVVDETTTALSQIGREELYKHMKRIKSEGNTVIFISHDLSEVIDFSDRISVLRDGRYIDTVRSSEVSEDDLKRLMVGREIAGKYYRTDYGSSISNDPVLSVKKIFVPGQIRDISFDLHKGEILGFGGLSECGMHEVGKAIFGASYDRKGVVSLSDGTRIESIPGAIRHSIAYASKDRDNESIIVYDTIRDNIVLPSMHELADRKIIRKRKLDAFAATYARMISVKMTGIDQFVSNLSGGNKQKVVLARWIGKDSDIIVLDSPTRGIDVKVKADIYALMSQLKEKGKSIIMISEEIQELLGMCDRIIIMKNGSINGEFHRNERLNEEDLIRKMV
- a CDS encoding ABC transporter permease produces the protein MNTGMRLMEMKNNKFFGRFYGILLLLLLAFFFWGIFKILSPDNFGTPEKMYYYLQSSIIYSVGACGFYFIVVMGLFDFSIGANVVLSAIVGVTMAKQFGYVGLLVGAMSCGLLIGFCNGILYAKLRIPSMIVTVGLMLVFESLAYFASGGQKQSLDSSLQFFGKAPGNMILALIAFLLTFFILKYTKVGTYCYAIGSDEYVAKNMGINVNRYKILGFVLLHFFVGIMAILSVSFGTSMTATTGMASMSRNFTPLMGTFFGLAFRKYGTPVPAMIIGEFIISIIFNGFIALGAPTTIQNVVTGAALLTIVALTTRPAKGVVVK
- a CDS encoding sugar ABC transporter substrate-binding protein: MKRKILSMILCLLLVAGMVTGCGGSGTDSGGSNNGGDKIKIGVSIWSSTDTLGSQCKQIIDAAAAALDVEVMYVDQGHVSEQVTASVETLAAAGCDGIVICNSSSAEMTSVINTCTENQVYVSQFFRVIDEKTNPDEYALAKKSEYYVGAVHEDEIANGMNLVKILCEKGSRKIALEGWQAGDATFLLRWEGYKKGVEEWNKANPSDQVVLLEPQYGGTTSDTGRSTAESILSANPDADALIVAGGGGDTLIGALAGVEGLGLKGKINVVSTDFLPDLDAQLASGGMAAESGGHYCDPLFAFMMTYNAITEKYPTSTDSFYEILFPYLYVSSSEDYSNYAKYFVDELPYNADELKAMGEMSFDDLAKTAGALSIADVQKRHAQ